A single Spartinivicinus poritis DNA region contains:
- a CDS encoding response regulator transcription factor, giving the protein MSNKHPILLIVDDDTALLQVLARAMRKRGYEVITACCIESTCKLLTLFTPQFAIIDLKLANESGLEVIPLVKRHAPTAKLLVLTGYASIATAVAAVKLGANNYLCKPATAAEIEAALTQQEGTPTPELSEKPMPIEQLEWEHIQKVLLANQGNISATARALGMHRRTLQRKLQVGERKKSAI; this is encoded by the coding sequence AATTGTTGATGATGATACAGCCTTGCTTCAGGTGTTAGCTCGTGCAATGCGTAAAAGAGGTTATGAAGTGATTACAGCCTGTTGTATAGAGAGCACATGTAAACTGCTTACATTATTTACCCCTCAATTTGCAATTATTGACCTCAAGCTAGCGAATGAGTCTGGCTTAGAAGTTATTCCTCTTGTTAAACGGCATGCACCCACTGCCAAGTTATTGGTGCTAACAGGTTATGCATCCATTGCCACAGCGGTTGCAGCCGTTAAATTAGGGGCCAACAATTACTTATGCAAACCTGCAACTGCAGCAGAAATTGAAGCCGCACTCACTCAGCAAGAGGGTACTCCAACACCTGAATTAAGCGAAAAGCCCATGCCTATTGAGCAACTGGAATGGGAGCACATACAAAAAGTGCTGCTAGCTAATCAAGGTAATATATCTGCCACTGCAAGAGCACTTGGTATGCATCGACGGACTCTGCAACGCAAGCTACAAGTCGGCGAGCGTAAAAAATCAGCGATTTAA